Proteins encoded by one window of Lutibacter sp. A64:
- a CDS encoding putative porin produces the protein MKKVLVILFLGFSFLNISAQVIMPDRDNGLYQTDSTSFSGQTNVKLSGKTKYTDFRLFSIDNDTTIIDTTLTLKKDFIFNYIRKDNFELLPFNNQGQTFNKLDADFENNSLFPKMGMEAKQYNYYNVDAIKYYKVPTPTSQFTYRTGLEQGQVLDAFLTMNTSPRFNFSLAYKGLRSLGKYRQSLASHGNFRTTFNYHSKNKNYYLKGHFYSFDLMNEENGGLPQESIDYFEANDPNYTDRGRLEVNFTDAETMFEGKRYYINHSMTLFSKKNQLIKKHKKSELLIAQRKADSINKIKALKIADSLYKDSINLLTNKELITTGIKTKDFITELNGNKFALDTVIAIKPEDSTLVKTLETTTVLKDTLPPLTKKELTTADLKQQDSIKKKDKISELEEKKALALNQKNKIAHGETAKDSSKVKISKLDSIENIKDNLVAKIGHTFMYETKHYRFDKAASGSYFGDSFETSISDHTSYQNMENQLYFELYTPYTGTLRAKANHYKYNYHYNSILYLDTLTISDKLKGNVFSAGADWNANIGNLNIKADATSVISGDLTGNSIKASVGYKKDSIFSIKGYAEVTSKSPSLNKLLFQSAYKDYNWKNNFDNEEIKNAGVEFKLNKWGSINASYNLIDNYTYFDTISSPTQAKETLNYIKVKANQYFTYRNFTLDNTVMYQHVTEGESFFHVPQIITRNTLYYANYVFKGKPLYLQTGVTFKYFTAFKANAYDPLLSEFVLQNDAEIGNFPILDFFFNMQVRRTRIFFKVENFGASFTGRNYYSAPNYPYRDLTVRFGLVWNFFI, from the coding sequence ATGAAAAAAGTATTAGTAATATTATTTTTAGGGTTTTCTTTTTTAAATATTTCGGCACAAGTAATTATGCCCGATCGAGACAATGGTTTATATCAAACAGATAGTACTTCGTTTAGTGGGCAAACAAATGTGAAGCTTAGTGGAAAAACAAAGTACACAGACTTTAGACTTTTTTCTATAGATAACGACACTACAATTATAGATACCACATTAACGCTAAAAAAAGATTTTATATTTAATTATATAAGAAAAGATAATTTTGAATTATTACCTTTTAATAATCAAGGTCAAACTTTTAACAAGTTAGATGCTGATTTTGAGAATAATTCTTTATTTCCAAAAATGGGAATGGAAGCCAAACAATATAATTATTACAATGTAGATGCTATAAAATATTACAAAGTACCAACTCCAACCTCACAATTTACCTATAGAACTGGATTAGAACAAGGGCAAGTTTTAGATGCATTTTTAACAATGAACACCTCTCCTAGATTTAATTTTTCTTTAGCATACAAAGGTTTGCGGTCTTTAGGAAAATACAGACAATCTTTAGCAAGCCACGGTAACTTTAGAACAACCTTTAATTACCATTCTAAAAACAAAAACTATTATTTAAAAGGACACTTTTACTCTTTTGACTTAATGAATGAAGAAAATGGAGGTTTACCACAAGAATCTATAGACTATTTTGAAGCTAATGACCCTAATTATACCGATCGTGGACGTTTAGAGGTTAATTTTACAGATGCAGAAACTATGTTTGAAGGAAAAAGATATTATATAAACCACAGTATGACTCTTTTTTCTAAAAAAAATCAACTTATTAAAAAACACAAAAAGAGCGAATTATTAATAGCACAAAGAAAGGCAGATTCTATAAATAAAATAAAAGCTCTTAAAATTGCAGATTCTCTATATAAAGACTCTATAAACCTTTTAACTAATAAAGAACTTATTACAACAGGTATTAAAACCAAAGATTTTATTACCGAATTAAATGGTAATAAATTCGCATTAGATACAGTTATAGCAATTAAACCTGAAGATTCTACATTGGTTAAAACTCTTGAAACAACTACTGTTCTAAAAGACACTTTGCCTCCTTTAACTAAAAAAGAACTAACAACAGCTGATTTAAAACAACAAGATTCTATTAAAAAGAAAGATAAAATTTCTGAACTCGAAGAAAAAAAAGCACTTGCTCTTAACCAAAAGAATAAAATAGCACATGGTGAAACAGCTAAAGATTCTTCAAAAGTTAAAATTAGTAAACTAGATTCTATTGAAAATATTAAAGACAATCTAGTAGCAAAAATAGGCCATACTTTTATGTATGAAACCAAACATTATAGATTTGATAAAGCTGCTTCTGGTAGTTATTTTGGAGATTCTTTCGAAACATCTATTAGCGACCACACCTCTTATCAAAATATGGAAAACCAACTCTATTTCGAGTTATACACACCATATACAGGAACTTTAAGAGCCAAAGCAAATCATTATAAATACAATTACCATTACAATAGTATTTTATATCTAGACACCCTTACAATTTCAGATAAATTAAAAGGAAATGTATTTTCTGCAGGAGCTGATTGGAACGCTAATATTGGTAATTTAAATATTAAAGCCGATGCTACCTCAGTGATTTCTGGAGATTTAACAGGTAACTCTATAAAAGCTTCTGTAGGCTATAAAAAAGATAGTATTTTTAGTATTAAAGGATATGCTGAAGTTACTTCAAAATCACCTAGTTTAAATAAATTGTTATTCCAAAGTGCTTATAAAGATTACAATTGGAAAAATAATTTTGATAATGAAGAAATAAAAAATGCTGGAGTTGAATTTAAATTAAATAAATGGGGTAGCATAAATGCTTCTTATAATTTAATAGATAACTACACGTATTTTGACACAATATCTAGTCCTACGCAAGCAAAAGAAACTTTAAATTATATTAAAGTAAAAGCAAATCAATATTTTACATATAGAAATTTCACATTAGACAACACAGTAATGTATCAACACGTTACAGAAGGTGAATCATTTTTTCATGTACCTCAAATAATTACTAGAAATACCTTGTATTACGCAAATTATGTATTTAAAGGAAAACCTTTATACTTACAAACAGGAGTTACTTTTAAATATTTTACAGCATTTAAAGCAAACGCCTATGACCCACTTTTAAGTGAGTTTGTTTTACAAAATGATGCTGAAATTGGAAATTTCCCAATCTTAGATTTCTTTTTTAATATGCAAGTACGTAGAACTCGCATATTTTTTAAAGTTGAAAATTTTGGAGCTAGTTTTACTGGAAGAAACTATTACAGTGCACCAAACTACCCGTATCGTGATTTAACTGTACGCTTTGGATTGGTTTGGAACTTCTTTATTTAA
- the lipB gene encoding lipoyl(octanoyl) transferase LipB, whose protein sequence is MQKVKLQDLGLKDYKETWEYQEKLFQGIIDLKISNRRNETTIKTPNYFLFVEHPHVYTLGKSGDLSNLLLNESQLQQKGATFYKINRGGDITYHGPGQIVGYPILDLDNFFSDIHKYLRFLEEIVIKTLAEYGVKAERSKGETGVWLDVGTPFARKICAMGVRTSRWVTMHGFALNVNTDLGYFDNIIPCGIRGKAVTSLEAELNRKVDLEEVKAKILKHFTALFEVEFVG, encoded by the coding sequence ATGCAAAAAGTTAAATTACAAGATTTAGGTTTAAAAGATTATAAAGAAACTTGGGAGTATCAAGAAAAATTATTTCAAGGTATTATTGATCTAAAAATTAGTAATCGTAGAAACGAAACCACAATTAAAACTCCAAATTATTTTCTATTTGTTGAACACCCGCACGTATATACTTTAGGTAAAAGTGGCGATTTAAGTAATTTATTACTAAATGAAAGCCAACTTCAACAAAAAGGTGCAACTTTTTATAAAATTAACAGAGGCGGCGATATTACTTACCACGGACCTGGACAAATAGTAGGCTACCCAATTTTAGATTTAGACAATTTTTTTAGTGATATTCATAAATACCTACGATTTTTAGAAGAAATTGTTATTAAAACGTTGGCTGAATACGGTGTAAAAGCTGAACGCAGTAAAGGAGAAACCGGTGTTTGGCTAGATGTAGGCACTCCTTTTGCACGTAAAATTTGTGCTATGGGTGTTAGAACTAGCAGATGGGTTACTATGCACGGTTTTGCACTAAATGTAAATACAGATTTAGGCTATTTTGACAATATAATTCCTTGTGGAATTAGAGGAAAAGCTGTCACTTCTTTAGAAGCTGAATTAAATAGAAAAGTAGATTTAGAAGAAGTTAAAGCTAAAATTTTAAAGCATTTTACAGCGTTGTTTGAAGTTGAGTTTGTAGGTTAA
- a CDS encoding acyloxyacyl hydrolase, whose translation MKNLILTFFLLFTVLVSSQTATTIEHNTVQMDFFYGRPIEHDKKLKKAIDGNSYGVLLSINNNSTKNSTFNKLYNYPKRGFSFLYQNFNSDVLGEVFGGYRHFNYKLKNTATSNLKLIAAFGVGYATKSYNAISNPNNHAIGSKLLASAYLKLQFLKLLNKERLSLNTGLSLIHFSNIAFKNPNLGINTINLHLSLNYLLDPLKTPPQQENTSILDKKLYFNLILRGGYNESLEIDSGLFPFYAVTFYASKTINNFSTFTFGTDYFKSEFLKNHIKIKNLEEGKNYNENDYARIGLFVGHELIQNNFSFISQIGYTIYYPFPYVSRVYERFGLKYKLGKHLFSEVTMKINLFRAEALEIGFGYKF comes from the coding sequence ATGAAAAATCTAATTTTAACGTTTTTCCTCTTATTTACTGTTTTGGTAAGTTCACAAACAGCAACAACCATAGAACACAATACCGTTCAAATGGATTTCTTTTATGGAAGACCTATTGAACACGATAAAAAACTAAAAAAAGCCATAGATGGTAATTCGTACGGAGTATTGCTTAGCATAAATAATAACAGTACCAAAAACAGCACATTTAATAAACTATACAATTATCCAAAAAGAGGTTTTTCTTTTCTATATCAAAATTTTAATTCAGATGTTTTGGGTGAAGTTTTTGGAGGCTACAGACACTTTAATTATAAATTAAAAAACACTGCTACCTCTAATCTTAAACTTATAGCAGCATTTGGTGTGGGCTATGCCACAAAATCTTACAATGCAATTTCCAACCCAAATAACCATGCTATTGGATCTAAATTATTAGCTTCAGCATACTTAAAATTACAATTTCTTAAATTATTAAATAAAGAGCGTTTAAGTCTAAATACAGGTCTTAGTTTAATTCATTTTTCTAATATTGCATTTAAAAATCCTAATTTAGGAATCAATACCATAAACCTTCATTTAAGTTTAAATTACTTGCTAGATCCTTTAAAAACACCCCCTCAACAAGAAAACACTAGTATACTTGATAAAAAATTATATTTCAACCTAATTTTACGTGGTGGTTATAACGAATCTTTAGAAATTGATAGTGGTTTATTTCCCTTTTACGCTGTTACTTTTTATGCAAGTAAAACTATTAACAACTTTTCTACCTTTACATTTGGAACAGATTATTTTAAATCAGAATTCTTAAAAAATCATATTAAAATTAAAAATTTAGAGGAAGGAAAAAATTACAATGAAAATGATTATGCTAGAATTGGTCTATTTGTTGGACACGAATTAATTCAAAATAATTTTTCATTTATTTCACAAATAGGATATACAATTTATTACCCTTTTCCTTATGTTAGTAGAGTTTACGAGCGTTTTGGATTAAAATATAAATTAGGAAAACATTTGTTTTCTGAAGTAACTATGAAAATAAATTTATTTAGAGCTGAAGCCTTGGAAATAGGTTTTGGCTATAAATTTTAA
- the nhaC gene encoding Na+/H+ antiporter NhaC: MQENNNTPTSEDKDIINNLELNFLEALIPVVALMAMLAYNIFYADGVLLGDYSNQFILLLGGLIAAVVGFFNKVNFKAMVVEIIDNLKSVFIPILILFLVGALAGTWLVSGIIPAMVYYGLQVLTPSIFLPASVIIAALISIATGSSWTTSATVGIALVGIGTALGIPTGIIAGAVISGAYFGDKMSPLSDTTNLAPAMAGTDLFTHIRYMTITTVPTIIITLIVFSIISFNIDTSGNADVSGLLNTINNTFQISPYLFIVPVAVIILIVTKTKPLIALGVGVLLAAVFAFIFQSEILGSLSDSNFKSIINAIFIDTEIITDNEKLNELFSSGGMQGMLWTIYLIICAMVFGGIMDAIGALTRITDALLKVASSVFGLFASTVISCLGLNAIASDQYLAIVIPGKMFKQAYEDKGLAPENLSRSLEDSGTVTSVLIPWNTCGAYQSTVLGVSVADYFVYAIFNWLSPFMTLLFAALDIKIKQLGEK; the protein is encoded by the coding sequence ATGCAAGAAAATAACAATACACCTACCTCTGAAGATAAAGATATTATAAATAATTTAGAACTAAATTTTTTAGAAGCACTTATACCTGTAGTTGCTTTAATGGCAATGTTAGCGTATAATATTTTTTACGCAGACGGAGTTTTGTTGGGTGATTATTCAAATCAGTTTATCTTATTGCTTGGAGGTTTAATTGCTGCAGTAGTTGGCTTTTTTAATAAAGTTAATTTTAAAGCAATGGTTGTTGAAATAATAGACAATTTAAAAAGTGTTTTTATACCAATATTAATTTTATTTTTGGTAGGTGCTTTGGCAGGAACCTGGCTTGTTAGTGGTATTATACCAGCAATGGTTTATTATGGATTACAAGTTTTAACACCTTCAATATTTTTACCAGCATCTGTTATAATAGCAGCTTTAATATCGATAGCTACAGGAAGTTCTTGGACTACTTCAGCAACAGTTGGTATTGCATTGGTTGGTATTGGAACTGCTTTGGGGATACCTACAGGTATTATAGCTGGAGCAGTAATTTCTGGGGCGTATTTTGGTGATAAAATGTCTCCACTTAGTGATACAACTAATTTGGCTCCTGCAATGGCAGGAACCGATTTATTTACCCACATAAGGTATATGACAATTACTACTGTACCAACAATTATAATAACCCTAATTGTTTTTAGTATTATTAGTTTTAATATTGATACTTCTGGAAATGCTGATGTAAGCGGTTTATTAAATACTATTAATAATACATTTCAAATCTCACCTTATTTATTTATTGTACCAGTTGCTGTAATTATTTTAATTGTTACTAAAACAAAACCATTAATTGCTCTTGGAGTAGGAGTGCTGTTAGCCGCGGTTTTTGCATTTATTTTTCAATCAGAGATATTGGGTAGTTTATCAGATTCTAATTTTAAATCAATTATAAATGCCATTTTTATTGATACTGAAATAATAACAGATAACGAAAAACTTAACGAGCTTTTTAGTTCAGGAGGAATGCAAGGAATGCTTTGGACTATATATCTTATTATTTGCGCTATGGTTTTTGGAGGAATTATGGACGCCATTGGAGCTTTAACCAGAATTACCGATGCTTTATTAAAAGTTGCTAGTTCTGTATTTGGATTGTTTGCAAGTACGGTTATAAGTTGTTTGGGGTTAAATGCAATTGCATCCGATCAGTATTTAGCAATTGTAATTCCTGGAAAAATGTTTAAACAAGCCTATGAAGATAAAGGTTTAGCACCAGAAAATTTAAGTAGAAGTTTAGAAGATTCTGGTACGGTTACTTCAGTTTTAATACCTTGGAATACCTGTGGAGCGTATCAATCTACGGTTTTAGGTGTAAGCGTAGCAGATTATTTTGTGTATGCCATATTTAATTGGTTAAGTCCATTTATGACATTGCTTTTTGCTGCATTAGATATTAAAATAAAACAATTAGGCGAAAAATAA
- a CDS encoding head GIN domain-containing protein, protein MKKILYIFCLITLFSCNSEDAGDCLQTAGDIIQKEFDVASFTRILVNKKIELIIKEGPTQKVVVETGKNLMPDIEIEIVDDQIILTNHNTCNFFRDYGITKVYITSPNITEIRNASELNVTSDGILTYPKLYLESTGVKNEFLAIGDWYLNINNQNLTILTNGIPNFYINGTSDNLTLYFSDGDSRFEGQNYEVKHVNLFHVSSNDILVNPTESIKGSIHSVGNVICYNKPPIVEVEVLSKGKLIFK, encoded by the coding sequence ATGAAAAAAATACTATACATATTTTGCTTAATTACACTTTTTAGTTGCAATAGTGAAGATGCTGGAGATTGTTTACAAACTGCTGGCGATATAATTCAAAAAGAATTTGATGTTGCTTCATTCACTAGAATTTTGGTAAACAAAAAAATTGAATTAATAATTAAGGAAGGACCAACACAAAAAGTAGTTGTAGAAACTGGTAAAAATTTAATGCCAGATATTGAAATTGAAATAGTTGATGATCAAATAATATTAACAAACCATAATACGTGCAACTTTTTTAGAGATTACGGCATTACCAAAGTGTATATTACCTCTCCAAATATTACAGAAATTAGAAATGCCTCAGAACTTAATGTTACCTCCGATGGCATACTAACATACCCTAAATTATACTTAGAATCTACTGGTGTAAAAAATGAATTTTTAGCGATTGGCGATTGGTATTTAAATATAAATAACCAAAATCTAACCATTTTAACTAATGGAATTCCAAACTTTTATATAAATGGAACAAGTGATAATTTAACACTCTATTTTTCTGATGGCGATTCGAGGTTTGAAGGACAAAATTATGAAGTTAAGCACGTCAATTTATTTCACGTAAGCTCTAATGATATACTAGTTAATCCTACCGAAAGCATAAAAGGCTCTATACATTCTGTTGGAAATGTTATTTGCTACAATAAACCTCCTATTGTAGAAGTAGAAGTACTTAGTAAAGGAAAATTAATTTTTAAATAA
- a CDS encoding nucleoid-associated protein has protein sequence MIKRTRASITKFIIHKVGNKFNSATNIFSEDVVTFDEESYELMKPFLLKPFGNVAESFRFNHHANIELNEINNYSNEIFTDESTFVDVSKHIVNHLFEQSNSAQIKVGDVIIALIEDIEYNEVVTNAVGIFKIENKINFFQTFMEKDSLDVFVQKGISTKKLDKGCLIINSSDAEGRVVLSVDTNNYDAQYWVKNFLNVKYADDSNQHTQNYIEMCKEFSEEVIKEDFGVQEKSKFLAKTVDFFKENEDVNIHDFKDEVFEENEDFKPLFDNYKKQFEEINDVLVRNQFAISDIVLKKQKQKIKTEIKLDTNIQIKLDIDAPDASSEYLEKGYDEEKKMKFYKVFYNEED, from the coding sequence ATGATAAAACGTACTAGAGCTTCAATTACAAAATTTATAATTCATAAAGTTGGAAATAAATTTAATAGTGCAACCAATATTTTTTCTGAAGATGTAGTTACTTTTGATGAAGAAAGTTATGAGTTAATGAAGCCTTTTTTATTGAAACCCTTTGGAAATGTTGCTGAAAGTTTCCGTTTTAATCACCACGCAAATATAGAATTAAACGAAATTAACAATTATTCTAATGAAATTTTTACAGATGAATCAACTTTTGTTGATGTGTCTAAACATATTGTTAATCACTTGTTTGAACAATCTAATTCTGCACAAATTAAAGTTGGAGATGTAATAATTGCACTTATTGAAGATATTGAGTACAATGAAGTTGTAACCAATGCTGTAGGAATTTTTAAAATTGAAAATAAAATAAATTTCTTTCAAACTTTTATGGAAAAAGATAGTTTAGATGTCTTTGTTCAGAAAGGAATTAGTACAAAAAAATTAGATAAAGGATGTCTTATTATTAACTCTTCAGATGCTGAAGGAAGGGTGGTTTTAAGTGTAGATACCAATAATTACGATGCGCAATATTGGGTTAAAAACTTTTTAAATGTAAAATATGCCGATGACAGTAACCAGCATACTCAAAATTACATAGAAATGTGTAAAGAATTTTCTGAAGAAGTGATAAAAGAAGATTTTGGTGTACAAGAAAAGTCGAAATTCTTAGCTAAAACAGTTGACTTTTTTAAAGAAAATGAAGATGTAAATATTCACGATTTTAAAGATGAGGTTTTTGAAGAAAATGAAGATTTTAAACCTTTGTTTGATAATTATAAAAAACAATTCGAAGAAATTAACGATGTGTTGGTTAGAAATCAGTTTGCAATTTCAGATATTGTTCTTAAAAAACAGAAACAAAAAATTAAAACTGAAATTAAATTAGATACTAATATTCAAATTAAATTAGATATTGATGCTCCAGATGCTTCAAGTGAATACTTAGAAAAAGGCTATGACGAGGAGAAAAAAATGAAATTTTATAAAGTATTTTATAACGAAGAAGATTAG
- a CDS encoding acyloxyacyl hydrolase: protein MKKTIFIFLIFSFTASFSQSNSSYFQADYFYGNILRQNPDATVLIQGHPTGFFISYNKRTYGEENWQEHYNYPDFGYSIGYQDYKSDIVGKLYSVYGHYNFYFTNRTSPNQLILRTGIGLAYVTNPYNKETNNKNTAFGTHLNSSTYFKLYFQRENILNNLGLNAGLTFIHASNSNVKSPNSGMNVWAATLGLNYNLSTPQLPHYIPSSESKEFTEPIKYNFAIRGGVNESEIIGSGMKPFFVFSAYADKRLNRLSALQLGTELFISPILKDYYELNLTIPHTNLKETSDFSRVGVFIGHELFINKLSIETQLGYYVKYPFEYHGRVYETLGLKRYINNKWFASIRLKAHAADAETVEFGVGIRL, encoded by the coding sequence ATGAAAAAAACCATTTTTATCTTTTTAATTTTCAGCTTTACAGCTAGTTTTAGCCAATCAAATTCATCGTACTTTCAAGCAGATTATTTTTACGGAAATATATTACGCCAAAATCCAGATGCTACGGTTTTAATACAAGGGCATCCAACTGGTTTTTTTATAAGTTACAACAAACGAACTTATGGAGAAGAAAATTGGCAAGAGCACTATAATTATCCAGATTTCGGATACTCCATTGGATATCAAGACTATAAATCAGACATAGTTGGTAAATTATATTCAGTTTACGGTCATTATAATTTTTATTTCACCAATAGAACTTCTCCCAACCAATTAATTTTAAGAACAGGAATTGGCTTGGCTTATGTTACAAACCCATATAATAAAGAAACAAACAACAAAAATACAGCCTTTGGTACACATTTAAATTCTAGCACCTACTTTAAATTGTATTTTCAAAGAGAAAATATACTAAACAACCTAGGTTTAAATGCTGGTTTAACATTTATTCACGCTTCAAATTCTAATGTAAAATCTCCCAATTCAGGCATGAATGTTTGGGCTGCCACTTTAGGTTTAAATTACAATTTATCAACACCGCAATTACCACATTATATACCATCTTCAGAAAGTAAAGAATTTACAGAACCTATTAAATACAATTTTGCTATTAGAGGTGGTGTAAATGAATCTGAAATAATTGGTAGTGGAATGAAACCATTTTTTGTGTTTTCAGCCTATGCAGACAAACGTTTAAACAGATTATCTGCACTTCAACTTGGAACCGAACTATTTATTTCACCCATATTAAAAGATTATTACGAATTAAATTTAACGATACCACACACCAATTTAAAAGAAACTTCAGATTTTTCTAGAGTTGGAGTTTTTATTGGACATGAATTATTTATTAATAAATTATCTATTGAAACTCAATTGGGTTATTATGTAAAATATCCTTTTGAATACCACGGAAGAGTCTATGAAACCCTTGGATTAAAAAGATATATAAACAATAAATGGTTTGCTTCTATACGCTTAAAAGCACATGCTGCTGATGCTGAAACTGTAGAATTTGGAGTGGGAATACGACTTTAA
- the gldA gene encoding gliding motility-associated ABC transporter ATP-binding subunit GldA: protein MSIEVKNITKFYKDQKALNNVSFSLNKGEIVGFLGPNGAGKSTMMKIITGFIPASEGDVLVNDCKVNTNKLAAQKHIGYLPEHNPLYLEMYVKEYLLFNASIYKIAKDEVEKIINKVGLMPEAHKKIKQLSKGYRQRVGLAAALLHNPDVLILDEPTTGLDPNQLIDIRNLIKEIGKNKTVLFSTHIMQEVDAICDRVIIINKGKIIADENLIELKKNQEQVIEVEFDFKIEKQFINTIPHLKFADNVHDTSWLLTFNTSKDMRPSVFDFAHDNGLKTLKLNTKNKNLESLFHELIPK from the coding sequence ATGTCTATTGAAGTAAAAAATATTACCAAGTTTTATAAAGATCAAAAAGCATTAAATAATGTTAGTTTTTCTTTAAATAAAGGAGAAATAGTTGGGTTTTTAGGTCCAAACGGAGCAGGAAAATCGACTATGATGAAAATTATTACCGGATTTATACCTGCTTCTGAAGGAGACGTTTTAGTTAACGACTGTAAGGTAAACACTAATAAATTAGCGGCTCAAAAGCATATTGGTTATTTGCCAGAGCACAATCCGCTTTATTTAGAAATGTATGTTAAAGAGTATTTGTTGTTTAATGCTTCAATTTATAAAATTGCAAAAGATGAAGTTGAAAAAATAATAAATAAAGTAGGTTTAATGCCAGAAGCTCATAAAAAAATTAAGCAACTCTCTAAAGGGTATAGACAACGAGTTGGGCTAGCGGCAGCTTTATTACACAATCCGGATGTATTAATTTTAGATGAACCAACTACAGGGTTAGATCCTAATCAATTAATAGATATTAGAAATTTAATTAAAGAAATTGGTAAAAATAAAACAGTGCTTTTTTCAACACATATTATGCAAGAGGTAGATGCCATTTGCGACCGTGTTATTATAATTAATAAAGGTAAAATTATTGCTGATGAAAATTTAATTGAATTGAAAAAAAATCAGGAACAAGTTATAGAGGTTGAATTTGATTTTAAAATTGAAAAACAATTTATTAATACCATTCCTCATTTAAAATTTGCTGACAATGTGCACGACACTAGTTGGTTGTTAACATTTAATACATCAAAAGATATGCGCCCCTCTGTTTTTGATTTTGCGCATGATAATGGCTTAAAAACACTTAAATTAAATACAAAAAATAAAAATTTAGAAAGTTTGTTTCACGAGTTAATACCAAAGTAA
- a CDS encoding ribonuclease HII, which produces MGLKKRYLKNSIEVGTDEAGRGCLAGPVVAAAVILPEDFEHPLLNDSKQLTEKQRELLRPFIEKNALAYGVSYINEQKIDEINILQASILAMHNAIEKLSITPEHIIVDGNKFKPFKNIPHKTIVKGDAKFMSIAAASVLAKTYRDAFMQKIDVEFPVYSWKKNKGYPTKQHRAAIREFGITPYHRKSFRLLPEQLKLDFTATK; this is translated from the coding sequence ATGGGACTTAAAAAAAGGTATTTAAAAAATTCGATAGAAGTTGGTACAGATGAAGCCGGAAGAGGCTGTTTAGCTGGGCCAGTTGTAGCTGCAGCTGTAATTTTACCTGAAGATTTTGAACACCCTTTATTAAACGATTCTAAACAATTAACCGAAAAACAGCGAGAATTATTACGTCCTTTTATAGAAAAAAATGCGTTGGCTTATGGTGTTTCGTATATAAATGAGCAAAAAATAGATGAAATAAATATTTTACAAGCTTCAATTTTAGCAATGCATAACGCTATAGAAAAGCTTTCTATAACTCCAGAACACATAATTGTAGATGGAAATAAATTTAAACCTTTTAAAAATATTCCTCATAAAACAATAGTAAAGGGTGATGCTAAATTTATGAGTATTGCAGCGGCTTCTGTTTTAGCAAAAACATATAGAGATGCGTTTATGCAAAAAATAGATGTAGAATTTCCGGTGTATTCTTGGAAAAAAAATAAAGGCTATCCTACAAAACAACACAGAGCAGCCATTAGAGAATTTGGAATTACACCATACCATAGAAAGTCATTTCGGTTACTTCCTGAACAGTTAAAGTTAGATTTTACCGCTACTAAATAG
- a CDS encoding YqaE/Pmp3 family membrane protein, translating to MGCFRVLLCIIFPPLAVIDKGCGSLIIVFILTCLGWIPGVIAALIINNNPDN from the coding sequence ATGGGCTGTTTTAGAGTATTACTTTGTATCATTTTTCCACCATTAGCTGTGATAGATAAAGGCTGTGGTTCTTTAATTATTGTATTTATTTTAACCTGTTTAGGTTGGATTCCTGGTGTTATTGCCGCTTTAATTATTAATAACAACCCAGATAACTAA